The following are encoded together in the Poseidonibacter lekithochrous genome:
- the proX gene encoding glycine betaine/L-proline ABC transporter substrate-binding protein ProX → MLKKKGFVGLIASLVLASNLFGAKVTALKTALDEENFQLQVVVEILKKMGHTVKISNDLEYAITFQTISDNAQSDDVYFMAAHWDPIQTNMIKGVGGADKLAIFSEYISNCATGYVVDKKTADKYNIKYISDLKDPKIAKLFDASGNGKADLTGASVGWEVANTIDYQIDEFKLKDTVSHNQGTYSAMISDTMARYKTGKPVLFWTWTPYWVSGKLVPGKDIVFLQVTNSAHPKGIDTELSNGANYGFPINSQKIVANKSVLTKHKDIAKVFDLVKLHVNDVSGQNMLMRNGQKKDADIKRHVQMWLKGNAKKVDSWITLAQAAK, encoded by the coding sequence ATGTTAAAGAAAAAAGGGTTTGTGGGACTAATAGCTTCACTAGTATTAGCTTCAAATTTATTTGGTGCAAAAGTTACAGCTTTAAAAACAGCACTTGACGAAGAGAATTTCCAATTACAAGTAGTAGTTGAGATTTTAAAAAAAATGGGACACACTGTAAAGATCTCAAATGATTTAGAGTATGCAATTACATTTCAAACTATTTCAGATAATGCGCAAAGTGATGATGTATATTTTATGGCGGCACACTGGGATCCAATTCAAACGAATATGATCAAAGGAGTTGGTGGAGCTGATAAGCTTGCTATTTTCTCTGAGTATATTTCTAATTGTGCAACTGGATATGTAGTTGATAAAAAAACTGCTGATAAGTATAATATTAAATATATTAGCGATTTAAAAGATCCAAAAATTGCAAAACTTTTTGATGCAAGTGGTAATGGTAAAGCTGATTTAACTGGTGCTAGTGTTGGATGGGAAGTTGCAAATACTATTGATTACCAAATTGATGAATTTAAATTAAAAGATACAGTTTCTCATAATCAAGGTACTTACTCTGCAATGATTTCAGACACAATGGCAAGATATAAAACTGGTAAACCAGTACTATTTTGGACGTGGACTCCTTATTGGGTTTCTGGAAAACTAGTACCTGGAAAAGATATTGTATTTTTACAAGTTACTAACTCTGCTCATCCAAAAGGTATAGATACTGAATTATCAAATGGAGCTAATTATGGTTTCCCTATTAATTCACAAAAGATTGTTGCAAATAAAAGTGTTTTAACTAAGCATAAAGATATTGCAAAAGTATTTGATCTTGTTAAATTACATGTAAATGATGTATCAGGACAAAACATGCTTATGAGAAATGGTCAGAAAAAAGATGCTGATATTAAAAGACATGTTCAAATGTGGTTAAAAGGAAATGCTAAAAAAGTAGATTCTTGGATTACATTAGCTCAAGCAGCTAAATAA
- a CDS encoding tetratricopeptide repeat protein yields MKYLLLLFLTFSAVFANIQEKELVKKIDNLEKPLYTPFVENYILNELKLLRDENRNLKIQIHESLAKKEVEISNNVINYATSTINNMFYIIATASSILVIIGWTSIKDVNEKIKHMIDEKTSKTINEYEGRMAQFEKSLAQRAKQVKENAQEIELMNTIHSLWLRASQDSTPSGKIEAYDEILELRPDDVEAIAYKADAVLDLGEANWSLNLTNQALLIDDNYSNAYYQRAKAFAVLNQEENAIHDLEKAIELNEDYSSEIENDEEFNEIAKLERVQSLISQKAQV; encoded by the coding sequence ATGAAGTATTTATTATTACTATTTTTAACATTTTCAGCAGTATTTGCGAATATTCAAGAAAAAGAGTTAGTTAAAAAAATTGATAATTTGGAGAAACCTCTATACACCCCTTTTGTTGAAAACTATATTTTAAATGAACTAAAACTTCTAAGAGATGAAAATAGAAATTTAAAAATTCAAATACACGAGTCATTAGCTAAAAAAGAAGTGGAGATTTCAAATAATGTAATCAACTATGCTACCTCAACTATTAATAATATGTTTTATATCATTGCAACAGCCAGTTCAATTCTAGTAATAATTGGTTGGACTTCAATAAAAGATGTAAATGAAAAAATCAAACATATGATTGATGAAAAAACTTCTAAGACTATTAATGAGTATGAAGGAAGAATGGCACAATTTGAAAAATCTCTTGCACAAAGAGCAAAACAAGTAAAAGAGAATGCCCAAGAGATAGAACTTATGAATACTATTCACTCTTTATGGCTTAGAGCTTCGCAGGATTCAACTCCCTCTGGTAAAATTGAAGCTTATGATGAGATTCTAGAATTAAGACCTGATGATGTTGAAGCAATTGCATATAAAGCTGATGCTGTTTTAGATTTAGGAGAAGCTAACTGGTCTTTAAATCTTACAAATCAAGCTTTATTAATTGATGATAACTACTCAAATGCCTATTACCAAAGAGCAAAAGCCTTTGCTGTATTAAATCAAGAAGAGAATGCAATTCATGATTTAGAAAAAGCAATTGAATTAAATGAAGATTATAGTTCAGAGATTGAAAATGATGAAGAGTTTAATGAAATAGCAAAACTTGAAAGAGTTCAAAGTTTAATCAGCCAAAAGGCTCAAGTATAA
- a CDS encoding KamA family radical SAM protein has product MSKIKQIDVNWEVVDWWMELKNNVNSVDKLKNYINLNEEDEAKLKEVVDKHPMNIPRYYLSLIDENNPNDPIKKLAFPSEEELTISGSMGETTKDPYGDDKHNKGNGILHKYPYSALIVATDYCSMYCRHCFRKAIVGLPNDKTVDNFKKALEYIKEHKEITNVIISGGDPMLIDTPKLKKMLEGLKEIDHVNFVRIGTRTPVVYPMRFFDDSLMEYLKEFNKVKTLYIPTHFNHVNEITPTAKKAILRIREAGIAVNNQAVLLKGVNDSVEDIENLMNGLTSIGVNPYYLYQCMPVSRVRNHFQVPLKDAIDMVDEAKTKLDGYAKRFKFIMGHDIGKIEIIGRIEDKLVLKHIHSRPEKPEEASSMKIMKLTPNAGWLDDMEEISL; this is encoded by the coding sequence ATGAGTAAAATTAAACAGATAGATGTAAATTGGGAAGTAGTTGATTGGTGGATGGAATTAAAAAACAATGTTAATTCAGTAGATAAGCTAAAAAACTACATTAATTTAAATGAAGAAGATGAAGCTAAACTAAAAGAAGTTGTAGACAAACATCCTATGAATATTCCAAGATACTATCTTAGTTTAATTGATGAGAATAATCCTAATGATCCAATTAAAAAACTTGCATTTCCAAGTGAAGAAGAATTGACTATTTCGGGTTCTATGGGTGAGACTACAAAAGACCCTTACGGTGATGACAAGCATAATAAAGGAAATGGAATACTTCATAAATATCCATATTCTGCTCTTATTGTAGCAACTGATTACTGTTCTATGTATTGTAGACACTGTTTCAGAAAGGCAATTGTTGGTTTACCAAATGATAAAACAGTTGATAACTTCAAAAAAGCACTTGAATATATAAAAGAGCACAAAGAGATTACAAATGTAATTATCTCTGGAGGTGATCCAATGCTTATTGATACTCCAAAATTAAAGAAAATGTTAGAAGGGCTAAAAGAGATTGACCACGTTAATTTTGTAAGAATTGGTACTAGAACACCTGTTGTTTACCCAATGAGATTTTTTGATGATAGTTTAATGGAATATTTAAAAGAATTTAATAAAGTAAAAACACTTTATATCCCAACTCATTTCAATCATGTAAATGAAATAACACCAACAGCAAAAAAAGCAATCCTAAGAATTAGAGAAGCGGGAATTGCAGTAAACAATCAAGCAGTTTTATTAAAAGGAGTAAATGATTCAGTTGAAGACATTGAAAACCTTATGAATGGGCTTACATCTATTGGAGTAAACCCGTATTACTTATACCAATGTATGCCAGTTAGTCGAGTAAGAAACCACTTCCAAGTACCATTAAAAGATGCAATAGATATGGTAGATGAAGCAAAAACAAAACTTGATGGTTATGCAAAAAGATTTAAGTTTATTATGGGTCATGATATTGGAAAAATTGAAATTATTGGAAGAATTGAAGATAAATTAGTATTAAAACATATTCATTCAAGACCAGAAAAACCAGAAGAAGCTAGTAGTATGAAGATTATGAAACTAACTCCTAATGCTGGATGGTTAGATGATATGGAAGAGATTTCTTTATAA
- a CDS encoding M23 family metallopeptidase has protein sequence MFKSIFMIILIITVSNSKNKDIYIKSHKQGNKIIAYVYNNSLHHITIKYDASIKNLISLCPLPTIKSFKPKSKSKICEFIISKNKFSYNSKYKWVLGTKNAVHDDSYLYRLPYELNTKQRVSQGFDGYFSHKNNSLYAVDFDMKEGVKVYASREGLVVSTKSDSQEGGNNKKFLGKANKIIIKHPDNTYAVYNHLKYNSLYVKTGDYVKRGELLAQSGSTGYNNGAHLHFIVYKTINHESRESIPIKFKTKKGILINPIEGKSYISTK, from the coding sequence ATGTTTAAATCTATATTTATGATTATTTTAATCATAACAGTATCAAATTCAAAAAATAAAGATATCTATATTAAGTCACATAAACAAGGTAATAAGATTATTGCTTATGTATATAATAACTCTTTACACCATATAACAATAAAATATGATGCAAGTATAAAAAACTTAATTTCATTATGTCCTTTACCCACTATAAAAAGTTTTAAACCAAAATCTAAATCTAAAATATGTGAATTTATAATAAGTAAAAATAAATTCTCTTACAACAGCAAGTATAAATGGGTTTTAGGAACAAAAAATGCAGTACATGATGATAGTTATTTGTATAGACTTCCCTATGAACTAAATACAAAACAAAGAGTCAGCCAAGGATTTGATGGTTATTTTAGTCATAAAAACAATTCATTATATGCAGTTGATTTTGATATGAAAGAAGGAGTAAAAGTATATGCAAGTAGAGAAGGATTAGTTGTAAGTACAAAAAGCGATTCCCAAGAAGGTGGCAATAATAAAAAGTTTCTAGGGAAAGCAAATAAAATTATAATAAAACACCCTGATAATACTTATGCTGTATACAATCATCTAAAATATAATAGTTTATATGTAAAAACTGGCGATTATGTAAAAAGAGGTGAGTTATTAGCCCAATCAGGCTCAACAGGATATAACAATGGAGCTCATTTACATTTTATAGTATATAAGACAATTAACCATGAAAGCAGAGAATCAATCCCTATAAAATTCAAAACAAAAAAAGGTATTTTGATTAATCCAATTGAAGGTAAATCATATATATCTACAAAATAA
- a CDS encoding MerR family transcriptional regulator produces the protein MALLNNDKDVLPLSSIAELLTAKVRTLKMYEEKKLLPPKKETKKLYSINDVKIISFVHYLASVKKINANGIKYINEMLSNNMDEKNKTEFLDIVEQKLEKLSGSEVTDIETI, from the coding sequence TTGGCTTTATTAAATAATGATAAAGATGTACTACCCTTAAGTAGTATTGCAGAGTTATTAACTGCAAAAGTAAGAACTCTTAAAATGTATGAAGAAAAGAAGTTATTACCACCTAAAAAAGAGACAAAAAAACTTTACTCTATTAATGATGTAAAGATAATATCATTTGTACACTATTTAGCGAGTGTAAAAAAGATTAATGCTAATGGTATTAAATATATTAATGAAATGTTATCAAATAATATGGATGAAAAAAATAAGACAGAATTCTTAGATATTGTTGAGCAAAAACTTGAAAAACTTTCTGGTTCAGAAGTAACAGATATCGAAACTATTTAA
- a CDS encoding SDR family oxidoreductase has protein sequence MKVLLTGSTGYIGRRLKQKLLANEDIQLRLYVRNKKALSANIEQEAEVFEGDTFDKDKLRTALHGVDIAYYLIHSLNSKDYKNLDRLSAQNFIDVAKECGVKRVIYLGGLGVKDENTSKHLLSRIETGEVLSSEKQVQTIWVRAGVIIGSGSTSFEIIRNLTEKLPVMTTPKWVYTKAQPVAVDDVLKYLEQSLYLKEEKNLIVDIGSEQLTYREMMIKTGEALGLKRFLIPLPFLSIALSSYWLNIFTPVPFTVAKALIEGLKSEVIIQNDHASKYFPQIKPIDFIESVKKAVEEIESNQVISRWTDNSGKIWDRDHAKEISDAIFVDRKEIDITNINKEKIYNSFMSIGGENGWFDYDFLWEIRGAIDKLIGGVGLKRGRRSQEELRVGESLDFWKVADIQENERLLLFAQMKVPGHAWLEFKIENNKLIQSAYFYPKGVLGRLYWYSMIPLHFFVFRNMIESIVKKVTEK, from the coding sequence ATGAAAGTATTATTAACTGGATCAACTGGATATATTGGAAGACGATTAAAACAAAAACTATTAGCAAATGAAGATATTCAACTTCGATTATATGTTCGAAATAAAAAAGCCTTATCAGCAAATATCGAACAAGAAGCAGAAGTTTTTGAAGGCGATACTTTTGACAAAGACAAACTTCGAACTGCACTTCATGGAGTAGATATAGCATATTATCTTATACACTCACTAAACTCAAAAGATTATAAAAACCTTGATAGACTCTCTGCTCAAAACTTTATTGATGTAGCTAAAGAGTGTGGAGTTAAAAGAGTTATTTATTTAGGTGGGCTTGGAGTAAAAGATGAAAATACTAGCAAACACTTATTAAGTAGAATTGAAACAGGTGAAGTTCTAAGCTCTGAAAAACAAGTACAAACTATTTGGGTAAGAGCAGGAGTTATTATAGGTTCTGGAAGTACTAGCTTTGAGATTATTAGAAACCTAACCGAGAAACTACCAGTAATGACAACACCAAAATGGGTATATACAAAAGCACAACCAGTTGCAGTTGATGATGTATTAAAATATTTAGAACAATCCTTATATCTAAAAGAAGAAAAAAATCTTATTGTTGATATTGGAAGTGAACAATTAACATATAGAGAAATGATGATAAAAACAGGAGAAGCATTAGGATTAAAAAGATTTTTAATTCCATTACCTTTTTTATCAATAGCCCTATCATCATACTGGTTGAATATATTTACGCCAGTACCTTTCACTGTTGCAAAAGCACTTATTGAAGGTCTTAAATCAGAAGTGATAATTCAAAATGACCATGCTTCAAAATACTTCCCTCAAATTAAACCAATTGATTTTATAGAATCAGTAAAAAAAGCAGTAGAAGAAATAGAATCAAATCAAGTAATAAGTAGATGGACAGATAACTCTGGGAAAATATGGGATAGAGACCATGCAAAAGAGATTTCAGATGCTATTTTTGTGGATAGAAAAGAAATAGATATTACAAATATAAATAAAGAAAAAATCTACAATAGTTTTATGAGTATTGGAGGTGAAAATGGGTGGTTTGATTATGATTTCCTTTGGGAAATTAGAGGAGCCATAGATAAACTAATAGGTGGTGTTGGACTAAAAAGAGGAAGAAGAAGTCAAGAAGAACTACGAGTTGGAGAAAGTCTTGATTTTTGGAAGGTTGCAGATATTCAAGAAAATGAAAGACTACTACTTTTTGCACAAATGAAAGTTCCAGGACATGCTTGGTTAGAATTTAAAATAGAAAATAATAAGCTTATACAATCTGCTTATTTTTATCCAAAAGGTGTTTTAGGTAGATTATACTGGTATTCTATGATACCACTACATTTTTTTGTATTTAGAAATATGATTGAAAGTATTGTTAAGAAAGTTACCGAAAAATAA
- the ciaB gene encoding invasion protein CiaB, with protein MDKNKFLNDLAEVYEFLNSQKTNVNKLISHLENNELDKLEIINEFAQTLGLEMSEDLRLALVVRLVNLRDDSLVQVLKKKEKNESEIIELQEKAYCFVKDYWQAKHKTLVDYIKHNNLLTPFYQAIFEGVYNVGEKMSLWQSDWTAHIINGINKELLAKFDGDDTKVYKYLEDNHLYDLGHNDMIADRSYSALVKHKEEYKSQSYIKAFKDQTTAVIDELEEFEEKLIELEDDVYGEKWNYILYIQTLIKAFGEDREHKLVAKWADVDRAWMKIKSPVQIGHPLEYYEDHFRKAVALEWDIRLTNPEFSQNDHRVNKIKSAFAKIFDNCEQGEANKSVYNFSLKSLDKVQLYIGRPAIFFGAEFNGLFSAQVVPNDEIVSKEEGKKIFAFSDEILQTSRAKPFLKLSQEVFGQEFLTKDREFLFNETRAWHQVYDISTIGHEFGHILWCDDETESVMNKSGNFKNIEEFKATTGGLISYILDTQDDEAQLEEQVFIDVAKRAVGLMGWMEVDEVQPYYCEGLIHLDGLFDSKVLDFVDEKLIIDISTEKIKVLKDWYVQTYTSLATHYLDKKDATEFLNQYAVKEEKYFMPVNAKINSFVKHYFKRYQEIGQELDTQDKKANYIN; from the coding sequence TTGGATAAAAACAAATTTTTAAATGATTTAGCAGAAGTTTATGAGTTTTTAAACTCTCAAAAAACAAATGTTAATAAACTAATTTCTCATTTAGAAAATAACGAACTAGATAAACTTGAAATCATCAATGAATTCGCTCAAACTTTAGGTTTAGAGATGAGCGAAGACTTAAGATTAGCATTAGTTGTAAGACTAGTAAACTTAAGAGATGATTCACTAGTACAAGTTCTAAAGAAAAAAGAAAAAAACGAATCAGAAATAATCGAGTTACAAGAAAAAGCTTATTGCTTCGTAAAAGACTACTGGCAAGCAAAACACAAAACATTAGTAGATTATATTAAACACAATAATTTATTAACACCATTCTATCAAGCAATTTTTGAAGGTGTATATAATGTAGGTGAAAAGATGTCTTTATGGCAAAGTGATTGGACAGCACATATTATTAATGGTATTAATAAAGAGTTATTAGCCAAGTTTGATGGTGATGATACAAAAGTATATAAATACTTAGAAGATAATCATTTATACGACTTAGGTCATAACGATATGATAGCTGATAGATCATACTCTGCACTTGTAAAACACAAAGAAGAATACAAATCACAATCATATATCAAAGCTTTCAAAGATCAAACAACTGCGGTTATTGATGAATTAGAAGAGTTTGAAGAAAAACTAATCGAATTAGAAGATGATGTTTATGGTGAAAAATGGAATTATATTTTATATATCCAAACACTAATCAAAGCCTTTGGTGAAGATAGAGAACATAAACTTGTAGCAAAATGGGCAGATGTAGATAGAGCTTGGATGAAAATAAAATCACCAGTTCAAATCGGACATCCATTAGAATATTATGAAGATCACTTTAGAAAAGCTGTTGCTTTAGAGTGGGATATTAGACTTACTAATCCAGAGTTTTCTCAAAACGACCATAGAGTAAACAAAATCAAATCAGCATTTGCAAAAATCTTTGATAATTGTGAACAAGGTGAAGCAAATAAATCTGTATATAACTTCTCACTAAAATCACTTGATAAAGTACAGTTATATATTGGACGACCTGCAATATTCTTTGGAGCTGAATTCAATGGATTATTCTCAGCACAAGTTGTACCAAATGATGAAATTGTATCAAAAGAAGAAGGTAAAAAGATTTTTGCATTCTCAGATGAAATTCTTCAAACTTCAAGAGCTAAACCATTCTTGAAATTATCACAAGAAGTATTCGGACAGGAGTTCCTTACAAAAGATAGAGAGTTCTTATTCAATGAAACAAGAGCTTGGCATCAAGTATATGATATTTCTACAATCGGTCATGAATTTGGACATATTTTATGGTGTGATGATGAAACAGAATCAGTAATGAACAAAAGTGGAAACTTCAAAAATATCGAAGAATTCAAAGCAACTACTGGTGGATTAATCTCGTATATCTTAGATACACAAGATGATGAAGCGCAGCTAGAAGAACAAGTATTTATTGATGTTGCAAAAAGAGCAGTAGGATTAATGGGATGGATGGAAGTAGATGAAGTTCAACCATACTATTGTGAAGGTCTTATTCATTTAGATGGATTATTTGATTCAAAAGTATTAGACTTTGTAGATGAAAAACTAATCATTGATATAAGTACAGAAAAAATCAAAGTATTAAAAGATTGGTATGTTCAAACATATACATCTTTAGCAACGCACTACTTAGATAAAAAAGATGCAACTGAGTTTTTAAATCAATATGCTGTAAAAGAAGAGAAATACTTCATGCCAGTAAACGCTAAAATCAACTCTTTCGTAAAACACTACTTCAAAAGATACCAAGAGATTGGTCAAGAATTAGATACACAAGATAAAAAAGCTAACTACATAAACTAA
- a CDS encoding DoxX family protein, translated as MKEKILNKKGFYFITTGIIAILVGLLGGVMDIVQPQGVIDTADALGYPLYFFALLGVFKILGAIALFLPKQYDRIRDVAYAGFAFDFVFASFSHYSVNDGIVKIIIPLVLLVVLSISFYLKDRLKKID; from the coding sequence ATGAAAGAAAAAATATTAAACAAAAAAGGTTTTTATTTTATAACTACAGGAATTATTGCAATATTAGTAGGATTACTTGGCGGAGTTATGGATATTGTTCAACCTCAAGGGGTTATTGATACAGCAGATGCTTTGGGTTATCCACTATACTTCTTCGCATTACTTGGTGTATTTAAAATACTTGGAGCTATTGCACTATTTTTACCAAAACAGTATGACAGAATAAGAGATGTAGCCTATGCGGGATTTGCTTTTGATTTTGTTTTTGCTTCATTTTCACACTACAGTGTAAATGATGGGATTGTAAAAATTATTATTCCTTTAGTGCTTTTAGTAGTATTATCTATATCATTTTATTTGAAAGATAGATTAAAAAAGATAGACTAA
- the htpG gene encoding molecular chaperone HtpG translates to MAKHQFQTEVGQLLQLMTHSLYSNKEIFIRELVSNASDAIDKLNYLKLTDEAIKTALPESWAGQVDITFDEADKSLTIIDNGIGMNEADLIASIGTIAKSGTKSFVEAMTGDAKKDSNLIGQFGVGFYSVFMVASHVDVISKKAGEEVAYKWSSDGTGEFDLSACTKESSGTVIYIKLKDEEAEEFASKERIKTIVGKYSNHIAYPIFLSYKEEVTEELSEEDTKAGKEAKKTIEDRNEKINEATALWMQPKSKLKADEYNDFYKSISHDSQDPMAVIHTKAEGVNEYTTLFYIPKTAPMDMYRADFQPGVKLYVKRVFITDSEKELLPTYLRFVRGIIDSEDLPLNVSREILQENRVMANIKQASVKKVLNEIKKLSKDEEKYAEFIEQYNRPLKEGAYQDFTNKEAILELIRFKSSKAESGKMTSLKAYKEAADTEQKAIYYIIGENENVLKNSPLLEAYKKNDIEVLILDDKEIDEIITPMYGTYQEWEFKDITSAEAPKVEQSEEEKKEVEEKFQDITTKIKDILGESVSDVRVTNRLSESPSCVVKDAGDAQMQQMAQMMRSMGQEMPDSAPILEINPDHEIVTKLNGLNNDSLVSDVSWVLLDQAKLSEGMEITDAVAFAQRLSRITAKAL, encoded by the coding sequence ATGGCTAAACATCAATTTCAAACAGAAGTAGGACAACTTCTACAATTAATGACTCACTCTTTATACTCAAACAAAGAGATTTTTATAAGAGAATTAGTATCAAATGCAAGTGATGCAATTGATAAATTAAACTACTTAAAATTAACAGATGAAGCAATCAAAACTGCTTTACCAGAATCTTGGGCAGGTCAAGTTGATATTACATTTGACGAAGCTGATAAGTCATTAACTATTATTGATAATGGTATTGGTATGAACGAAGCTGATTTAATCGCTTCTATTGGTACAATCGCAAAATCAGGAACTAAATCATTCGTTGAAGCAATGACTGGTGATGCTAAAAAAGATTCTAACTTAATCGGACAATTCGGTGTTGGTTTCTATTCTGTATTTATGGTAGCTTCTCACGTAGATGTTATCTCTAAAAAAGCTGGAGAAGAAGTAGCATACAAATGGTCTTCTGATGGTACTGGTGAGTTTGATTTATCTGCTTGTACAAAAGAATCATCTGGAACTGTTATTTACATCAAATTAAAAGATGAAGAAGCAGAAGAATTTGCAAGTAAAGAAAGAATTAAAACAATTGTTGGAAAATACTCTAACCATATTGCATACCCAATTTTCTTATCTTACAAAGAAGAAGTTACTGAAGAATTAAGCGAAGAAGATACAAAAGCTGGTAAAGAAGCTAAGAAAACTATCGAAGATAGAAACGAAAAAATCAATGAAGCAACTGCTTTATGGATGCAACCAAAGTCTAAATTAAAAGCTGATGAGTACAATGATTTCTATAAATCAATCTCTCACGATTCACAAGACCCAATGGCTGTAATTCACACTAAAGCTGAAGGTGTAAATGAATATACAACATTATTCTACATCCCTAAAACTGCTCCAATGGATATGTATAGAGCTGACTTCCAACCAGGTGTTAAGTTATACGTAAAAAGAGTATTTATTACTGATTCTGAAAAAGAATTATTACCAACTTACTTAAGATTCGTAAGAGGTATTATTGATTCAGAAGATTTACCATTAAACGTTTCAAGAGAAATTTTACAAGAAAATAGAGTAATGGCTAACATCAAACAAGCTTCTGTTAAAAAAGTATTAAATGAAATCAAAAAACTTTCTAAAGATGAAGAAAAGTATGCTGAATTTATTGAGCAATATAACAGACCTTTAAAAGAGGGTGCTTACCAAGACTTCACAAATAAAGAAGCAATCTTAGAATTAATCAGATTCAAATCTTCAAAAGCTGAGAGTGGAAAAATGACTTCATTAAAAGCATATAAAGAAGCTGCTGATACTGAACAAAAAGCAATTTACTACATCATCGGTGAAAACGAAAATGTATTAAAAAATTCTCCATTATTAGAAGCATACAAAAAGAATGATATTGAAGTTCTTATCTTAGATGATAAAGAAATTGATGAAATTATCACTCCAATGTATGGTACTTACCAAGAGTGGGAATTCAAAGATATTACATCTGCTGAAGCTCCAAAAGTAGAGCAATCAGAAGAAGAGAAAAAAGAAGTAGAAGAAAAATTCCAAGATATTACTACTAAAATCAAAGATATCTTAGGTGAATCAGTTTCTGACGTTAGAGTTACAAACAGATTATCAGAGTCTCCATCTTGTGTTGTTAAAGACGCTGGTGATGCTCAAATGCAACAAATGGCTCAAATGATGAGATCAATGGGACAAGAAATGCCAGATTCTGCTCCAATCTTAGAAATCAACCCTGACCACGAAATTGTAACAAAATTAAACGGTTTAAATAATGATTCATTAGTTTCTGATGTTTCATGGGTATTACTAGACCAAGCAAAACTATCTGAAGGTATGGAAATTACTGATGCAGTAGCGTTTGCACAAAGATTATCTAGAATCACAGCAAAAGCTCTATAA